The Plectropomus leopardus isolate mb chromosome 15, YSFRI_Pleo_2.0, whole genome shotgun sequence genome has a segment encoding these proteins:
- the LOC121954702 gene encoding otoraplin-like — protein sequence MSYSLVILLCVGLLHQTARAVHMDKLADNKICGDAECSHVLSMATALDDFIAPDCRFINIRKGQMVYVYSKLVPEEGAGVFWSGSVYSERYVDQMGIIGYFPATTVKETLKFTQETVQIPTTNNDFYCD from the exons ATGAGTTATTCACTGGTGATCCTGCTCTGTGTAGGACTTCTGCACCAGACTGCCAGGGCCGTTCATATGGATAAACTAGCCGACAACAAGATTTGTGGAGATGCAGAGTGCTCAC ATGTTCTCTCCATGGCCACAGCCTTGGATGACTTCATTGCTCCTGACTGCAGATTCATCAACATCAGGAAGGGTCAGATGGTTTATGTGTATTCTAAACTCGTACCAGAGGAGGGCGCCGGAGTCTTCTGGTCTGGAAGT GTTTACAGTGAGCGCTATGTGGACCAGATGGGCATCATTGGATACTTTCCTGCAACTACTGTGAAGGAGACATTGAAGTTTACACAGGAGACAGTTCAGATTCCCACAACT aACAATGACTTCTACTGTGATTAA